The Pangasianodon hypophthalmus isolate fPanHyp1 chromosome 13, fPanHyp1.pri, whole genome shotgun sequence genome includes a window with the following:
- the LOC128319938 gene encoding adenylate cyclase type 10-like has translation MSDTEIENFLRKYMMKTILQDIDDNQPPEFSSEIRPVTVMFINMMYVSAYTPTELCGFVQEATVIISKKLSPHGHINKISFFNKDCTFLCVFSLPGYKRKDESALKAADLMGDKVNLAARLMMYYPGIVSCDWETRYYSGLPSCCFIEEIEKDLKGVSDLGKIYHSEPRSHLT, from the exons ATGTCTGACACAGAGATAGAGAACTTCCTCAGAAAATATATGATGAAAACCATCTTGCAAGAC ATTGATGATAACCAGCCACCGGAATTCTCATCAGAGATACGGCCTGTGACTgtcatgttcattaatatgatgtatGTTTCAGCTTATACTCCGACGGAGCTGTGTGGCTTTGTTCAAGAAGCCACCGTCATTATCAGCAAGAAGCTCAGTCCCCATGGCCACATCAACAAGATATCCTTTTTTAATAAG GACTGCACATTTCTCTGTGTATTCAGCTTACCTGGGTATAAGAGAAAGGATGAGAGTGCACTGAAGGCTGCAGATT TAATGGGAGACAAAGTGAATCTGGCTGCCCGGTTGATGATGTACTACCCGGGGATCGTATCATGTGATTGGGAGACCAGGTATTACTCTGGCCTGCCTTCTTGCTGCTTCATTGAGGAGATTGAGAAAGATCTGAAGGGTGTGAGCGACCTGGGGAAGATCTATCACTCTGAGCCCAGAAGTCATCTGAcataa